Proteins co-encoded in one Hymenobacter swuensis DY53 genomic window:
- a CDS encoding glycosyltransferase, whose translation MQVPVPTPEPIAPDALLVEVAWEVCNQVGGIYTVIRSKVPATVQAWDDRYCLLGPYFAHQAQGEFEPYDDYQLATLSDPFAGAVREMRKQGYDVQLGIWLVTGRPRVVLINPYQGYPQLGRIKSDLWHHHHIPMPDNDDLLHQVVAFGELAKVFLQILAAEVVPPQRLVAHFHEWMTGVAIPALRREQVPVHLVFTTHATLLGRYLAMNDPNFYDHLMQVEWQGEAQHFNIEPAVTMERAAAHGAHVFTTVSELTVRECIYLLDRIPDAVLPNGLNIERFVALHEFQNLHQQYKSKIHEFVMAHFFQSYSFDLDKTLYLFTSGRYEYHNKGFDITLEALARLNYRLQQSGLEGNVVMFFITKRPFHSINPQVLQSRAVLEEVQATCEAIEQQVGERLFYAAAASTDHRLPDLSSMVDDYWKLRYRRTLQSWKTTNLPPVITHNLVDDAGDDILNFLRRSNLVNNQHDRVKIVYHPDFVSPTSPLFGMEYGQFVRGCHLGIFPSYYEPWGYTPLECVARGVPAITSDLSGFGDYVMQTVPGHEDKGIFVVQRQEKSFDEAAEELTDMLWDFVQLTRRERIMQRNNVESSAELFDWKNLRVHYDRAYQLALERQ comes from the coding sequence CGTTCCCACGCCCGAACCTATTGCCCCCGATGCCTTACTTGTGGAAGTGGCTTGGGAAGTATGTAACCAGGTAGGCGGCATCTACACCGTTATCCGCAGCAAAGTACCCGCCACCGTGCAGGCCTGGGACGACCGGTACTGCCTGCTTGGCCCGTATTTCGCCCACCAGGCCCAAGGCGAGTTTGAACCGTACGACGACTACCAGCTGGCTACCCTTTCTGACCCGTTTGCCGGAGCCGTGCGCGAGATGCGCAAGCAGGGCTACGATGTCCAGCTGGGCATCTGGCTGGTAACGGGCCGGCCTCGGGTCGTCCTCATCAACCCTTACCAGGGCTATCCGCAGCTGGGCCGTATCAAGTCTGACCTCTGGCACCACCACCACATCCCGATGCCCGACAACGACGACCTGTTGCACCAGGTGGTGGCATTCGGTGAGCTGGCCAAAGTATTTCTGCAGATTCTGGCGGCCGAAGTGGTACCACCCCAACGGCTGGTGGCCCACTTCCACGAGTGGATGACGGGCGTTGCCATTCCGGCGCTGCGCCGCGAGCAGGTGCCAGTGCATCTGGTCTTCACCACCCATGCTACCCTGCTGGGGCGGTACCTAGCCATGAACGACCCCAACTTCTACGACCACCTGATGCAGGTGGAGTGGCAGGGCGAGGCGCAGCATTTTAACATTGAGCCGGCCGTGACGATGGAGCGCGCCGCCGCGCATGGAGCCCACGTTTTCACCACCGTGAGCGAGCTGACGGTGCGGGAATGCATTTATCTGCTCGACCGGATTCCGGACGCGGTACTGCCCAACGGCCTCAACATTGAGCGGTTTGTAGCCCTGCACGAATTCCAGAACCTGCACCAGCAATACAAGTCGAAGATTCACGAGTTTGTGATGGCGCACTTTTTCCAGTCGTATTCCTTCGACTTGGACAAGACGCTGTACCTGTTCACCTCGGGCCGCTACGAGTATCACAACAAGGGTTTCGATATTACGCTGGAAGCCCTGGCCCGCCTCAACTACCGCCTGCAGCAAAGCGGCCTGGAAGGCAACGTGGTGATGTTCTTTATCACCAAACGGCCATTCCATAGCATCAACCCGCAGGTGCTCCAGAGCCGGGCCGTGCTAGAAGAAGTACAGGCCACTTGCGAAGCCATTGAGCAACAGGTGGGCGAGCGGCTGTTCTATGCCGCCGCCGCCAGCACCGACCACCGCCTGCCCGACCTCAGCAGCATGGTGGATGACTATTGGAAGCTACGCTACCGCCGCACCCTGCAAAGCTGGAAGACCACCAATCTGCCTCCCGTCATTACCCATAACCTGGTGGATGATGCCGGCGACGATATCCTGAACTTCCTGCGCCGCTCCAACCTCGTCAACAACCAGCACGACCGGGTAAAAATCGTCTATCATCCCGATTTCGTGTCACCCACCTCGCCTTTATTCGGGATGGAGTACGGGCAGTTTGTGCGCGGCTGTCACCTGGGCATTTTCCCGAGCTACTACGAGCCCTGGGGCTATACCCCGCTGGAGTGCGTAGCGCGCGGCGTACCGGCCATTACCTCCGACCTCTCCGGTTTCGGCGACTACGTGATGCAAACGGTGCCCGGCCATGAAGACAAGGGCATTTTTGTGGTGCAGCGCCAAGAGAAGAGCTTCGACGAGGCGGCGGAAGAGCTGACGGATATGCTCTGGGATTTTGTGCAGCTGACCCGCCGGGAGCGGATTATGCAGCGCAACAACGTGGAAAGCTCAGCCGAACTATTCGACTGGAAAAACCTGCGCGTGCACTACGACCGGGCTTACCAACTGGCCCTGGAGCGGCAGTAA
- a CDS encoding DUF4198 domain-containing protein has protein sequence MQKFLLAGLLLITTTSLAREFWLEPVRFWVAPGTAVHVRRVVGENFRGTAWVGKPSRVTLFTHYAPGVAARSLLAAALPDTLQSTVRLLQPGTHLLALATNNASATLDGPSFTAYLRAEGLDYALAQREQRHESDKPGRELYRRCAKTLIQVGAPTPSDTARAWVRAVGLPLELVPEQNPYRLLPGAALTVQVLLAGRPLAGQPVVLWRRGAQPTTVISKLHSNQNGRVLFRLSEPGEYLVSTVRIEPAPIAANADWQSTWSTLTFGLTGPKRP, from the coding sequence ATGCAGAAATTCCTTCTTGCCGGGTTGCTGCTGATAACTACCACTAGTCTGGCCCGGGAGTTCTGGCTGGAGCCGGTGCGGTTCTGGGTGGCCCCGGGCACGGCCGTGCATGTCCGACGGGTGGTGGGCGAAAATTTCCGGGGTACCGCCTGGGTAGGCAAGCCGAGCCGCGTTACCCTTTTTACCCACTACGCGCCGGGGGTAGCTGCACGCAGCCTGCTGGCCGCCGCTCTTCCCGATACGCTCCAGAGCACTGTTCGGCTACTGCAGCCCGGGACGCACCTGCTGGCCCTGGCTACCAATAACGCCTCCGCTACGCTGGATGGCCCCAGCTTCACGGCTTATCTGCGCGCGGAGGGCCTAGACTATGCGCTGGCGCAGCGGGAGCAGCGCCACGAATCCGATAAGCCCGGCCGGGAGTTGTACCGGCGGTGCGCCAAGACCCTGATTCAGGTTGGCGCTCCTACTCCCTCCGACACCGCCCGGGCGTGGGTGCGAGCGGTGGGCCTGCCTCTGGAGCTGGTACCGGAACAGAACCCGTACCGCCTGCTGCCGGGGGCCGCTCTTACCGTTCAGGTGCTGCTGGCAGGCCGCCCGCTGGCGGGCCAGCCGGTAGTATTATGGCGGCGCGGAGCCCAGCCCACTACCGTTATCAGCAAGCTCCACAGTAACCAAAATGGCCGCGTGTTGTTTCGTTTATCGGAGCCGGGTGAGTACCTTGTCAGCACGGTACGCATTGAGCCGGCTCCCATTGCTGCCAATGCTGACTGGCAGAGTACCTGGAGCACGCTTACCTTTGGCCTAACCGGACCTAAACGACCGTAG
- a CDS encoding STAS domain-containing protein has translation MKYSIDKKETYTIITIDEKKLDTTVAPDLKSEFVKLNAEGINNLILDLSNVKYTDSSGLSSILIANRLCNSTGGLLVLTGLQDHVMKLITISKLESVLHILPTVEEGIDRIFLHAIERDLTSKE, from the coding sequence ATGAAGTACTCCATAGATAAAAAGGAAACCTACACGATTATCACGATTGACGAGAAAAAGCTCGACACTACCGTTGCGCCGGACCTAAAATCGGAATTCGTGAAATTGAATGCTGAAGGCATTAATAACCTGATTCTGGACCTGAGCAACGTAAAGTATACCGATTCGTCGGGCCTGAGCTCGATCCTCATTGCTAACCGCCTCTGCAACTCTACCGGTGGTTTACTGGTGCTTACGGGTCTGCAGGACCATGTGATGAAACTCATCACAATCAGCAAACTGGAGTCTGTACTGCACATTCTGCCCACCGTGGAAGAAGGAATTGACCGCATCTTCCTGCACGCCATCGAGCGGGACCTGACCAGCAAAGAATAG
- a CDS encoding ribonuclease Z, with amino-acid sequence MEFELKILGSASATPFMDRHHTAQVLTVGGTQYLIDCGEGTQRRLMEQKIRHQRIHTIFISHLHGDHFFGLFGLLGTMHLNGRTEPLRLFGPAGLDEVLTTQFRHSYTHLNFELEFTPVDTTQHIQIFEDKNLTVHTLPMRHRIPCCGYLFREKPKRRRLLAERLPNGLTPTQLTALTLGDDLLDDYGQVLVPNAEVTSAPKRARSYAFCSDTLYTEPLAELVHGVDLLYHEATFLDDMRERAAVTHHSTARQAGLLARRAQVHRLLIGHFSSRYRDLEPLLAEAKTQFEWTELAVEGLSVSLAE; translated from the coding sequence TTGGAGTTTGAGCTGAAAATTCTGGGCAGTGCGTCTGCCACCCCGTTCATGGACCGTCACCACACGGCGCAGGTCCTGACGGTGGGCGGCACCCAATACCTTATTGACTGCGGCGAAGGCACTCAACGCCGACTGATGGAGCAGAAAATCCGGCATCAGCGCATTCATACCATCTTCATCAGTCACCTCCACGGCGACCATTTTTTTGGCCTGTTCGGGTTGCTGGGCACCATGCACCTCAACGGTCGTACCGAACCGCTACGCCTGTTCGGGCCGGCCGGCCTGGATGAGGTGCTGACCACGCAGTTCCGGCATTCCTACACTCACCTTAATTTCGAACTGGAGTTTACGCCCGTAGACACCACGCAGCACATCCAGATTTTTGAGGACAAGAACCTGACGGTCCACACGCTGCCCATGCGGCACCGCATTCCGTGCTGCGGCTACCTGTTTCGGGAAAAACCCAAACGCCGCCGCCTGCTGGCAGAACGTTTACCCAATGGCCTCACCCCTACTCAGCTTACCGCCCTCACCCTCGGCGACGACCTGCTGGATGACTACGGTCAGGTGCTGGTGCCCAACGCGGAGGTAACGAGTGCTCCCAAACGCGCCCGTAGCTACGCCTTCTGCTCCGATACCCTGTATACCGAGCCGCTGGCCGAGCTGGTACACGGTGTGGACTTGCTGTATCACGAAGCTACCTTTCTGGACGACATGCGCGAACGGGCCGCCGTTACGCATCACTCCACGGCCCGCCAGGCCGGGCTGCTGGCCCGCCGTGCCCAGGTGCACCGTCTGCTCATCGGGCACTTCAGCAGCCGCTACCGCGACCTGGAGCCGCTGCTGGCCGAGGCCAAAACCCAGTTTGAGTGGACGGAGCTGGCCGTGGAAGGCCTGTCGGTTTCGCTGGCCGAATAA
- a CDS encoding queuosine precursor transporter, which translates to MPQPLSHKKQQLYLVLSGIFIVNALLAEIIGVKIFSVDALMGLPGNLTAGVLIWPVVFVTTDIINEYFGKEGVLRVSYLTVGLILFAFLVIYATTLLPPAAFWLDANKADAQGRPFDVDFAYRNIFRQGLGIIMGSITAFGIGQLLDATVFQLLRRATGGRYVWLRATGSTLVSQLVDSFVVLFVAFYVFGNWTLEQVLSVANANYWYKFAAAILLTPVLYLAHFLIDRYLGNEATRELQQEAAADAAV; encoded by the coding sequence ATGCCCCAACCTTTATCCCACAAAAAGCAGCAGCTGTACTTGGTGCTCAGCGGTATTTTCATTGTGAATGCACTGCTGGCCGAAATAATCGGGGTTAAGATTTTCTCGGTGGATGCGCTGATGGGGCTGCCTGGCAACCTCACGGCGGGCGTGCTCATCTGGCCTGTGGTGTTCGTGACCACCGATATCATCAACGAGTACTTCGGCAAGGAAGGCGTATTGCGGGTGAGCTATCTCACGGTGGGCCTGATTCTGTTTGCCTTCCTCGTGATTTACGCTACTACCCTGCTGCCCCCGGCCGCCTTCTGGCTCGATGCCAACAAAGCCGACGCCCAGGGCCGGCCCTTCGACGTGGACTTCGCCTACCGCAACATTTTCCGGCAGGGGCTGGGCATTATCATGGGGTCCATTACGGCGTTTGGTATCGGGCAGCTGCTGGATGCTACCGTGTTTCAGCTGCTGCGCCGCGCTACCGGGGGCCGCTACGTGTGGCTGCGCGCCACGGGCTCCACGCTGGTTTCCCAGCTTGTGGATTCGTTTGTGGTGCTATTCGTGGCCTTCTATGTATTCGGCAACTGGACACTGGAGCAGGTCCTGAGCGTGGCCAATGCCAATTACTGGTATAAATTCGCGGCCGCCATCCTGCTCACGCCCGTGCTCTACCTCGCCCACTTCCTCATCGATCGGTACCTGGGCAACGAAGCCACCCGAGAGCTGCAGCAGGAAGCCGCCGCTGATGCGGCTGTATAG
- the trpS gene encoding tryptophan--tRNA ligase — protein MSRILTGIQSTGRPHLGNLLGAILPAIELSKSSANESLLFIADLHSLTTVRDAELLRQNTYAVAASWLACGFDTDKNLFYRQSDVPQVTELTWYLSCFTPFPMLANAHSFKDKSDRLSDVNAGLFTYPVLMAADILLYDAEIVPVGKDQVQHLEIARDIASAFNNRYGETFVLPQSRVDEQIQTIPGLDGQKMSKSYGNIIDIFLDDKALLKNIKLIVSDSTPLEAPKNPDTDTTFKLFSLLATPEQTAEMRQNYLNGGYGYGHAKQALYEVIRSRFAQEREQFNFYMNNLPEVDRKLAEGAAKAQAYGSEVLNKVREKVGYQKR, from the coding sequence ATGTCCCGCATCCTCACCGGCATTCAGAGCACCGGCCGCCCGCATTTGGGCAACCTGCTCGGCGCCATCCTGCCCGCCATTGAACTCTCCAAAAGCAGCGCCAACGAAAGCCTGCTGTTCATTGCCGACCTTCACTCCCTCACCACTGTGCGCGACGCCGAGCTGCTGCGCCAGAATACCTACGCCGTGGCGGCCTCCTGGCTGGCCTGCGGCTTCGACACCGACAAGAACCTGTTCTACCGCCAGTCCGACGTGCCGCAGGTAACGGAGCTGACGTGGTATCTGAGCTGCTTCACGCCTTTCCCGATGCTGGCCAACGCCCACTCGTTCAAGGACAAGAGCGACCGGCTTTCCGACGTGAATGCGGGCCTGTTCACGTATCCGGTGCTGATGGCGGCCGATATCCTACTCTACGACGCGGAAATCGTGCCTGTGGGCAAAGACCAAGTGCAGCACCTGGAAATTGCGCGCGACATTGCCTCAGCCTTCAACAACCGCTACGGCGAAACCTTCGTGCTGCCCCAGTCGCGGGTGGACGAGCAGATCCAGACCATCCCCGGCCTCGACGGGCAGAAGATGAGCAAGAGCTACGGCAACATCATCGACATCTTCCTCGACGACAAGGCGCTGCTGAAGAACATCAAGCTCATCGTATCGGACAGCACGCCGCTGGAAGCTCCCAAAAACCCTGATACAGACACCACCTTCAAGCTTTTCTCGTTGCTGGCCACGCCCGAGCAAACCGCCGAGATGCGCCAGAACTACCTGAATGGCGGCTACGGCTACGGCCACGCCAAGCAGGCCCTGTACGAAGTTATCCGGAGCCGCTTCGCCCAGGAGCGGGAGCAGTTCAACTTCTACATGAACAACCTGCCCGAAGTGGACCGCAAGCTGGCTGAAGGTGCCGCCAAAGCCCAAGCCTACGGCTCCGAAGTACTCAACAAAGTCCGCGAGAAAGTGGGCTACCAGAAGCGGTAG